The Ostrea edulis chromosome 1, xbOstEdul1.1, whole genome shotgun sequence genomic sequence taaattaaattaaaagcAAAGGAAGGTAAATAATAGTAATAATGATATAGTAAAGGTACCTGTGTGCTAGTTTTTTGTATCGAATGTAATTGTTGACTCTTAAAAGTGTTGCCTGATAAACTTTGTTTTTCCTCGCTTTCAAATGCACAGAAACCTGGTCCGTTAATATCACCCACAGGCAAATTTCGTCTGTAAGAAAAATACAGGTACAAAGAAGACGCTGTATGTAAATTAACACTTTTTGAATTTAGCCTACCCTTGTACAATGAAACCTGTGTATACCGACTTGCACTGGGCGacaatttttgttgaaatacaAAGTGAaatgtgaagacaacgaacagtgatcaatctcataacccctataaggaatacaaaattaataattGGGCAAAgtcggacccctagatataccagaggtgggatcaggtgcctgggaagtgtaagcatcacctgtcgacccgtcaaactcgccgtgagccctatatcttgatcaggtaaacggagtaatccgtaatcaaaatcagtgtgtttgAATAAATAATGAAGGAAACAATAATAGAATGAAATGGAGAATAAAAATAAGGATCTGAATGTCCATTGGAACGGATTGCACAGGTGTCGGATTAGGCAGTGTTCACTATATCGTTaatttggtgggttttttttcttctaatcgTTGCAATGCTCTTTTTTCCTTTTGGCATTAGATAGAAATCTCAGACTAAACGTGCTCATCATTTGAAACATTGTGACTCTGATATGTACATCAAAACGTGAGGGTATCGAACAGTGACTAATCTCATAACGCCGAGAGCACACCTACGGCAAACTGTAAAAGAACCCTATAGATTTATGTTTACCCTTTTTGTAAAGACTAATACTCTGAGTTGTACTCAATAAATGATGAGTTTGGAAATTTCACCGATGCTTTATTTACTAGAAGTCGATTTCGAGCTGGAAAAAAACCCTGGCATTCTTttataatctaattaaaaaacaGAATATGGTTCATCCGAGTGAACTATCGCTGTTACATGAAGTCAGTCGTGAATGTAacactttaacacaatcaactcCATCTCCAAAATCACATGACCATTTTTAAGACAACCTTTAGTATGAAATATCTTTGAGTTAAAGGGAACTAAAATTGTGAATACCATAGTCACTGCACCCTGAAGCATTAGAGGTGGGgtgaaaaaactttaaaatggtAAATCTGTAAAACCTTGTTTGTTACCCAGGGACATCTAGCAGACAAACTGAGTATATAATCATGAGAAAGAATGCCTGTACAAAGTGTGAAATCCATTGTCCCTGAATCATGGGTTCCGGTTTTTGGTGGGCTATAGGGTTCATATAGTAAAAATGCATTATTCCTTTTTAAAATTTCGGAATTCTGGAcatcaaacaaaacaaatgagTGCTTAGTGATAAAAGGAGAAGCCTATACAAATTGTGAAATCCATGGCCCCGTGGGCTAAGGGTTCTGATTCTATGGCGGGGCTTTGTGGCTAATATagtaaaaatgtgaaatatcttttaaatcCTGAACATTTAACACTTAAACTGAGTAAAGACAATGATAATGAGAGAAGCCTCTGccaaaactgtgaaattcatggtaGCTGGGGTCAGAGGATCTGTGCTAGGACTGGGGTCAAAACCATGAAAAATGATGCAATCCTTAATAATCTTCTTTACTTAGGGGCTGACAAACTGTATGTATAGCCACGATGAACAATAATGTATTTAGGACATAGTGTCATAGGCTCATGCAGTAAAATGCCTTCATTCTTCTTTACCCCTGTCCAGCTTGACGAAAATCTATACGTATGGTTATAAACAGAATGGACCCGTGtgcaaaaattgtgaaatttatgacaTCTGGTCCGAGGGTTCAGGGTATGATGAAAATGTATTTGAGGACATAGGATGCCCCAAACATTTTTATAGAACTTTataaaactatttgtaaatgatttaatatttctaaaatcCCATGTTACcacaaaaaaattctaattaaaCCACCTTTAAATTAGTGTAATTCATGTATTGATGACTGATTTACTTTGTTGTTTgataaaatgacagaaaatccCACATAAACACAGCAGAGTGGCTGTGTCTTATTCagtgggtctcttgtttataACGCATGAagtttggttgttgttgttgttgtttttttcaaaatatgtttggTCTGTTTTAAAGGCCTTTACCATTTCGTACCTTAACATTCTGCAGCGATGTTCTTCTAATCTCGGGGCTGCTTCATTAATATTCCTGAGTGATTTGTCGCTCCACAACCTCTCCGCAACTGCTGATGCCTTCGGCCTTTACCAAAAGTAATGATAATAAAGAAACagaaattaattctttttagtGCAGACTTCAGAAAAATTCCTAATCAGCAAATGTTAGTATAAGTTTAATGCAGCAAATAGAAGATGACACTAAAACTCAGTTTGGCCCTGTTCTTCTCAAATACCGGACGTGTAATGGGCAGTTTGAAACTTTTCTATTTTAGTCAATTTACAGCCAAATGAAATGGAGAAGAGAGTGCTATTAAGCAGCTAATACTTTCATTTAACCTCAACATGAGAAATAAAACATAACGTAAAGAATTCAAGTATAAGGTTGGGTTTGTTTTACTTTACGATCCAGTTTCAGACACGTGACACAATTTTTATACAAACCAGAGCAAACTGACGGCAGACTCGCTGGTAATGTATTCACTCCATAGACAGGCTTCTCCTCCTAACACCAAGGCGGGGTTTCCAGAAAAACCTGCAGGAATAAGGACCAGCTGTGATTGTTTTATGggaatgtgtaaaaaaaaaacaacaaaaaaacaaaacaaaacaacaacaacaaaaaaacaaacaaaaaaacagtAAAAATGTATACTGTTAATAAgaaacaaattcatttttgaaaatacatgagggtatgaactgcaacgcttctcgccagcatacttttcatcaAGCGCTAACAcgcatgtattttcaaaaatgaaattcattttttaagtGTTATGTTTAGTATCGAAAATTTCCACTAACTGTCACCCACGGGATCACATAGGTAATACTTGGGCCAGACCACACCGTATTCTATCATGTTGATGTACCAGCAGGAGGAATAGAGAGCGTGATGTCCCCTGTTCGTCACTTTTGCCACGAGATCCTGCTGACCAAGCCACACTTGAACGATCGAGTCAATAGGAATCTAGTGAAATAGAGAAGTTGATTAAGTTACTTTGAGTTACTATATGAGTTACTTTTAAAAAAGGAACATGATTTGTAGTCACACCTCAGTGCACGTGTCATATTTCAATACATATAAGTATGAAAGGATGTTAGTAACGGCAAAACTCGCACCCTAAGTCCGGGTTGTAAGGATGTCATGATGCAGAAGATCAAGAAAATAGACGGCTTATTTCATTATGTAAATTCACCTATGTATTTAATGGCAGTCAAAACAAATATGACTGATACACACAGGGACCATATCAGAGTCATAATTGATATGTTGCAATTATTGTGTTAAAACACTAGCAAAGATTCTATGCACGGAATCTAAACCGATACAATTTAAAGACTGATTGAGtagtacatatatttaatatccGAATCAATGggatggatgaatatgagttaccgtacctatactggattcctaacttcacaaaaacccttataaagttacattgctggatccagtaaatttTCTACCAAGCCCTTTGCCATCTTtgcttctcacgaaaatattacaagctgtgaaggagaaacctcAAACgaactgtgcgactacatatgccagaagcggtgtaaatcaaatgtggatttcaagaatttctgaatttgaaatcgcaaaacttttctcaagaCGTTTGCCTTTTTAAcattttacacgaccattcctctcgaaaaattaaagactagatttgttttatatcataggcagttgcttcttcaacaaaaattgaaaaagaaaatagtCATATCTAagtgatcagtcatttaaaacattacattGTTAAACATCGTTCTGATTCCActcacaagtattctgaagttaaaataaaacaatatgctagagtttcttattgacaatattttcgtagtcttggttgatcaagtcttccaacagtctgataaaattcccatgggcatgaattgtgctcctttgttagctgacctgtttttatattcttatgaagcagggCTTATTCAAGAGCttctaaaaagaaaataatatcttgttgtggccttaaactcaacatttagatatgtcgacgacgttttatctgttaacaataatcattttcattcatatgtcgattcgatatatccctgtgaactcgaaataaaacacaccacagaatcctccacatctgcttagtactttgatattttattgaaaaataaaatgataacggcaaacaactcaactttatggcaaacaggatgatttcagcttctccatcgtccacttcccatatttatgtagcaatattccctTACCACCAGCATATGGggtttttatctctcaactgattcttgttctgcgtatagtcaattttaaatcgaggcaggctacttacaaacaagttgatattacaggtgtttcaacattctcgtttacagtcagcattttgcaaattctattgtcgctATAATGatcaacctatcattgagttaaatactgtctgacgcgtttcataccgattgtttggccgttccTGTCACATTAATTTcaatacggattactccgtttacctggtcaagatatagggctcatggcgggtgtgaccagtcgacaggggatgcttactcctcctaggcatctgatcccacctcttgtttATCCAGGtgtcgtgtttgcccaactttctatttcatattccttataggagttatgagatcgatcactgttcgttatctccagcTTTCATTCTGCAATACAACAGTGTGTCGTTTAGAAGTTATAAGAACAGTccatatacacatatattacCACCCTTTCCCCgggaaccatgatttgaacaattttaattCTCCAATCATTAAGGaagatttcacataaatttTCTTATCTGGTCTattggtctttttttttttaaaaagacgcCATAACTTTTTgctatttcttaattatatcCCCTTTAAAAAGGgagtgacccttcatttgaacaaatttgaatcccttttacccaaggatactttatAGCAAATCCGGTTTAAATTTGCCCTGTCGTTCTGGAGAACACGTCGAAAATGTATAAAGCAtactgacagacggacggagagACTAACGGGCGGCATCAGGAGAGCTCACGTGAGCTAACagggttaagataacgaacagtgatcaatctaataaattaagaatacaaaatcaagaacaGGGCAAACACAGTTCCATAGaaacaccagaagtgggatgtGGTGTCTTAGAGGAGTAAGAACCCCCTGTTGTTCGGCCACACCCACCTCAAGCCCTCTATCTTGACCAGCTGTACCGAGCCACCTGCATTTGAATTGTACCAGGCCAGCTGAATCCATTTAACTTGAACAGTCTTTGACATTTATTGGACCGAATTAATTACATTTGAGTTGCATGGATCGACGTACATTTAAATTGGACTGGAAAGCTTCTTGCCACAGAATAAATTTGACACCATTTTCTCTCTCACTTGCCATCTTATTCATTGAACTGATTAATCTGAAAAAAGGAGGATTATTGATTAGGTTTGGTCGATACACGAACATCTGGTGGtcctatatatacatttatatataaaataaaatagtaaTCGAAAGACGGGGGATAGGTTATGATAATTACACTAATCTTATCCAGAACTTAATGATCATCATAAGAATTCTATAGCATGTACTTACTTTTCTGTGAAGAAATTCCAAGCGCCAATTTCCTTTCTATTAAAACGGGATTTAtcttttatttctgaaataaatTGTTGAACTTCTTCGTTGGTAGTCCTAAAAAGCGAATTTTAAATAGGCAATTTGTGTTTATGAATGTAGAACGTTtgtacatgaaatattcataCTTTAATCTTGCAAAGGttatgtttttcattattttcttgaTCAACTGATTTATTTTGCACAACGTCCTGATAAATTTAATATGTTGAATTTAAATGACTTCTCCTTACAAATAACGTACCAACAACCGGTCGGTACTTCATCATTTCCCAAGTGCACATACTGATCTTTAAAAACACCTAAAATCTCTTTAAAAAACGCTGTAAGAAATGTGTATGTGGTGTTTCTTGCCGGGTTCATAGGCCCGAAATGGCCCGGTATTAGGCGTCCATTGTCAAAACACTGGGTCAGCAATTCGGGGTGGCCAAAACCCCACGAAAAAGAATGTCCTGAAATTTCATCAAATGCCACATTTATTCTCCATACAAGATTCTTTCACAAATCTGACGACAGTAATTTTTTACTGGTATCCAATGAAGATTAATTCAAATGGTTGATACCAAAAATAAACAAGCAACTCTACAAGCTGACCACAGACAAAGTTCTGTCGTGCGTACCTGGTGTATCAAATTCCGGAATAACCCGGATGCCCCTGATCCTGGCAAATTCCACTATTTCCGCCACATCCTCTGGTGTGTATGTCAATGACGGGTGATACGCTCCCTGATGGAATAgacattaagatatatattgtattatcTGTCCAGGTAAGACCCTTGTTGtacgtttttaaatcgaacaCTAGTGACCGCGTGGTAACAAAAAGCGCACCTTTCTACTCAGTTCCGGGAATATCCGACTCTGGTACGGAAAGGACTGGTCGTCTGTCAGATGCCAGTGTAGaacattcattttattcatcTCCATTGCACTCTGCAAAATATTATACTCATCTTGAACAGTTTCCAAGtgataaaatcttttgaaattacTGCTGGATAGCGAAGCAAGCGTGAAAAGGGGTATATTTCCAGTCCTGTTTACGCAGGGCAGATCAAAAAGTACTGATCAAAAGATAACTGGatgtaaacaacaaacaaaagaTGTTCATCCTTGTAAAGATAAACAACAAGGGGTGCTAAAGCAGCGATACATTCCTACAAAAGATGGGGTATGTTTTACGTACTTTCTGTGCTTGGATTGATCATTGAACTGTCCTACGATAACACTCATCTTATAAATCTTCTATCAAAttattgtatttcttttaatgcTACAGATATATGCCGTCTTCCCTGTTCTCATGTCCTCCGGTGAAAACTATGATACACCTCTCAACGTCATTAGTTGTGTATTAGAAACTTTCAAATTGACAAAAGAAGCTTTCAGGGTATTATTACTCAATAAAAGTAAGTGTTGTTTTACGACCCATTCAAGAATTATTCACACATGTGGATACGTCACCAGGGTTAGGTGTCTGTGCATGACACTTAAAAGTCGTAGCAATGtggattctttatcgtgccaacgcctactTTGACTTGGAATTTCCGTTTTAAAGGTTGTATTTAAAAGATCTGTGACTTTCAGCTTGGCGAAGGAACGGGCCCTGACTATGTTAAACGCCGGTATCGGGAATCGAATACTATCTCCTGTATCTTATCCACTAAGCCGCCACAACCGGTAGAACAAAAAGGATATAGATGACCGCTCCATTCATGTTTATAATTCTAAAAGCTATCATAATATTATTCTGGTTGTCTgaagtgtatatgtatatgtggaGTATTTCACTTTAATGGTACAGTTTACAAATCGTTATTTCATTGGTTACTAGTATTTCTTGTCAACAAAGggcttcaaaaatattttcactccATATCAAAGTTTTGTTCTATGTTCTAGTTGTCTTACCAGCATTTGAAATATCGTCTTCTTACTCATGAAATGTCTTGCTGAATCGATTAGAATTCCTCTGTGAGGAAATCGAGGAAAATCTACTATCCTAGTCCCCCTGATGATAAACTGAAAGAATGAAAAGACATgattatcattttaaaacatttgtaacaAAACTGTAAGAATtaatatatttaaaagtatttgaaaggatgaaaggtgaagataacgaacagtgatcagtctcataaatcccataagcaatacagaatagatagttgggcaaacacggacccctggacacaccagaggtgggatcaggtgcctacgaggaataagcatcccctgtcgaccggccacacccgctgtgagccctatatcttaatcaggtaaacggagttatccgtagtcaaaatcagtgtgaatATCAATAATACCCATAGGAATTCTAAAACTCCAATTCTTAGAATACCTTTCGGGAATTTCTATTTCcctttaattaaaatcaaagtacAAAATGTATACCTGGCAGGtgaactttttcaaaaatttaaagaaaaacattaattactcgatatattaaagtaatttcactggttttttttttttaatttgatactgATTTATTTTTGCTAAATTTGCGCAGTTAAAATTGATTCAATGAATATTTACTATAATTATGCAAAGACTCAGGCGTGTTATGGAGCATGTTTTAACCTTCAACCCCTCTAATCAACAATGAACTCGTCCATATAGCGCCTGGCGTGCGATGCTCGTTTACAAATCTATGTACAAAAGAAGAAAACTGGTgtgaatatattttgtaaaatgggCTTATCTGCTTATAAAGTGCTCATAATTTTAAATAAACTCTCTTTGTTCTAAATTGTATCTAAttaatatagaattatactGTTTGGAGAACTTTTTCTGGGACATTCGTTATTTCAACAAAACGAGGTCGTGAAAGGGTTAACATCAATGACCTATGCAATAGATCCAAGCGCGCAGTGAGTGATGGCTTCCGGGATTTGAACACAGTTCAGCTCCAAACACCTTTATATTTCTataagtcttttttttttttttatctgtagcATGTTTGAAAATCCATGCAGGATTTGCCACTTGTCTAGTGAAAGTAACTAGGCCAgcaattgggtataaaagcagccaatcggtgaaaatggtggaatatatgaattttctggtcacattcagattgcagcacttattttgcaaaaataaagattaagctgttgtactgaaattttaaaatgggtatggttgttcccctcataactgtgcatatattggccatatctattttagatatacattctcatgaagttttaattctggcctcaaaaatctgaagcagggctaaatttgtatttcaaactagagattggcagtttgtgggtgtgattatcttttgttattgtttacaccggatgttgactcacatattgcacGAGCATGCTTAAGGGGGATtgcaccaaaggaaacatgtaatcaaatcactgtataacgtggaaaaaaagtacttactcatatatcattggtaaatccagattttattttttaattatatataatcacattcctttaaaaaatttgttaactttataaaaataactcataAGGACTGTTCCGTCTGATtgctgtttcagagttttgcaggattgctggtaccttttctcgaataatgtcaagcatgatgtttgtctgattaagcaacaatctcctaggccagttgtgtaactcccattgtctctcaccaatgatgacaaatgtccaattgatcaaccatcactctaaaattactctcaatctggactctaacgtgtgaacattacaatgtcaaaagagacaatcacagatagcaggtctccaaatatcaaaatggacaaagtgttttttaataatccttcaatgcacatgtcctccattgcacagctacaatttccccccaaatttttctcataattgaaaggtaccaaaaggaaaatcataagtattagtatatcatatataccaatatcattatatttgtgtatattataaaaaaaaaactacatgttttaaaagacatggataaaacagtgatgaattcattttgtagttcctagggtgaaaatttgttaaagtaaaaacatatcctTTCAGTGCCTTACAGATCGAGCAAagtggtagaaaaatgcgggaaaactttagtttattttgataaatcatgccagtctccctgttcaaaatatcgtctgctacagagcacgtgtagagtcaagcattagactgctgcttattctgataacacggctaagccctgccctcttgccatatatgcttaattgctgtaggggtgtaaatttttctaggttactcccggcctttaagtcattttacaattgataaatgttttcttatggTTTTCAATTTGTCACATTTGATTTAGTAAATTCATCCGAGAATGTTTTAATCAGATTCAGTTTTCTCTGACTACTCATCTCGACAATTTTACCTCCATTAACAATCGATCGCGGTAACCTAGTGATCAGAGCACTCATTTTGCAACTATAAGGTCCCAGGTTTGATTGccatgtcaaacctaagacgttttGCATAGGCACAGACAGATCCTTCGCCAAACGTCCGGCATTAGAAGCAAAAGGCAGGGTACTTCCGGATACGACCTTCAAAATGGTAGACGCTTTTCCAACAAAGAGcgtgttttacgtcccatccgacaattcttgtaaaaaaaaaaatgactgttcattttcaaaatttactgtAAAGCTTTCTTTTCGCCGTGGTTCCTTTTCTTTTCACCATACCCATTCTGTTCATTGATGAATGTTCCCAAGATTTCAATAATTGAATGTGGTCTCCATTCTCAAATGAAAGACTTTGGTATTTGGGATGAACGATTCCCCTTGCGGTCGCTTGAATGATGACCGAATTTACTACAGAGCCAGCCGTTCTCAGTCCACTTTCCATATGTTGAAGTTTGTCTTCAAGATTTTTGCCAAGTAATACTTTTCTCCCTTTCTCGGATTAAGCTCCTGTAAATATATTTCGTCGTCGTCGTcgtcattttcaaaactttttctttttttaagttAAATTTTCCTGGTACTGTCTTAAAATTTCGGACTGGGCTTTcattcaactttttttttccttcttcaaATATTGGCGAGAATTTGGCCACGGCTTTTGAATTACCGAATTCTGCAGcatatttttgtatttgaaaTCGTTGAGTCGGAGAGTAATCAGAATAATTTACTGTTTTCCCACTCATTGGGGTAGAATTTTCTTCGTTTAGAAGTTCACGGGACttctggagaactcgtacccaggagaactcgtacccagaaacttgggtacgagttctccaagagaagtcgtacccattaatatctgggtacgagttctcctggagaaaaactttttcatttcatcatatagaaatgtgggtacgagttctcctaaagaaaaaacttgtcaattgtattataaaaatctgagTAAGAGTTCTCCCGgagaaaaaactttgtcattttatcggATACAATttatctgggtacgagttcttctggaaaaaaactttgtcatttctgtcaaaAACCTGGGTACGAGTTTTCCTGGTGAAAACTTCGTCattttgtcatataaatctgggtacgagttctcctccATGTGCCGGAGATTAGAGGTACGCTATAAAATACAATGTCGCAAGCTAAAATTGGTGTTTAATTGCAATAATTATGCTAATTATTGTCTCAAACCTAACagcaattcaaatgaaaaaacaaaacaacaaacgaGTATGATCATTGTATTTACTTTATCTATGGTAAATTATGCATAATGTATGAAATCCTCGATTTTTTCAAGGAGAAATTGTACCCAGATTCCAATACCTTAAATGGTACAATTCTTAATGAGATAAACtcgtatcaaaattttgattactataTAATGACAAGCTTTTTCTCCACGAGAACTCTTACCAGAATCTATATGACAAAAAAAGACAGTTTTTCTCTAGGGgaatccatttaataaaattattaagtttttttttctccaggagaactcgtacctagattttcataacttttttttctccaggagaactcgtacctagattttcataacttttttttctccaggagaactcgtacctagattttcataacttttttttctccaggagaactcgtacccagatttatcagataaaatgacaaagttttttctccgggagaagtcgtacccagatttttatgacagaaatgacaaagtttttctctgggagaactcgtacccagatatttataatataattgacaagtttttcctaggagaactcgtacccacatttctatttgtTAAAATGgcaaagtttttctccaggagaactcgtacccagatattgATGGGTACGACTTCTTTTGGAGAACTCGTATCCGGgaacgagttctcctggagaagtcGTACCCAAATTTCTTGGTACCGGTTCTCCTAGGTATgggttctcctgggtacgagttctcctggttACGGGTTCTCCTGGGTAAGAGTTCTCCTGATACCGTTCACGGGTCGTAGTGAAATATTCTGTCTCAGGAAGTTCGGTAAATCTCAGA encodes the following:
- the LOC125663604 gene encoding beta-hexosaminidase subunit beta-like; the protein is MAEKEVIHVDKLVRKHVLNNVWIRDKGAANKGKYLRDKPNIKWSGQNMNLNFPTSNNLQHPFDIRRAPIPTIGIPWPKPQMFETSAKTFYRLSKLYVKGNLSTCRILAKAVQRYHSIFYTCNNVQFTNNLFYLQNANFAFSMSKPNLRYLKSLKYLTVLNLDVKKCPSDPVLTSDESYTLRTSNKEIKIEANEVWGALRALETLSQLIFCIDNNFIIRGTRIVDFPRFPHRGILIDSARHFMSKKTIFQMLSAMEMNKMNVLHWHLTDDQSFPYQSRIFPELSRKGAYHPSLTYTPEDVAEIVEFARIRGIRVIPEFDTPGHSFSWGFGHPELLTQCFDNGRLIPGHFGPMNPARNTTYTFLTAFFKEILGVFKDQYVHLGNDEVPTGCWTTNEEVQQFISEIKDKSRFNRKEIGAWNFFTEKLISSMNKMASERENGVKFILWQEAFQSNLNIPIDSIVQVWLGQQDLVAKVTNRGHHALYSSCWYINMIEYGVVWPKYYLCDPVGDSFSGNPALVLGGEACLWSEYITSESAVSLLWPKASAVAERLWSDKSLRNINEAAPRLEEHRCRMLRRNLPVGDINGPGFCAFESEEKQSLSGNTFKSQQLHSIQKTSTQGLFWISASLIAFGIFLVSFFARKSHSKKCRRFKTRTRLCCH